A single Anopheles funestus chromosome 2RL, idAnoFuneDA-416_04, whole genome shotgun sequence DNA region contains:
- the LOC125762568 gene encoding uncharacterized protein LOC125762568 isoform X3: protein MGKVHTIHGSCLLQWSAANPATGTLIPWQVRARAASRGIDCCSCSVRAIGVCKTTDELKRTHIMAWQNNWSAMQPQGMGPRYPPPMSNVQSVSQPSAPMPNYAASNTDQYNQWQWQQYQQQYAQWYAMYGEKYAQQTGNTLPPVASPMPPVPSPMPQAMPNAMPNPYIAAPLPVGPAIGSMSMVAPPPPSEPHPDELNMNRTGVKPPLPEEKSPEEVAFDEQFRKWEQEFETWKKTNVNHPDKAAYREYEQKYEEQRKKLLDHREQLRRRRIGQNAATQGPRSAIPVASVHKPPPPPQASQPPPPPPQPTLPPQPTQSPSHPAKPAQPEPSSYGSNIESGNVSEENTQKDRDDAANDMHLQNLFSAPGKGCRDGGIPGLDLIDDAPPPLPKKAKLEDPVIDLSNDEEDVKRNATKTAPNNMISSLLNDPNVNALLQLVGKTMSGNSAGASGVTNPLVAALAQLTNNSNSSNLNPEKSNSVERQTNELIEESAQHHSNAPRSLVGSHTNGPSDRGSLPSSSTAPHCRPVSEERSLPNNPQEFDPRIPPPLLDVDFTRPPPMIRSTNKSLRDRFGRNSEPSSENGPFNDGYGRDGSPLAKMPRFDSRPPLAVVNHKEYEMDPELGRPVAVPKPDWMTEEEYQEIYDRYEHVQIFENRKSKMLLAIQVLKQKKIRTGTLVLDEPNQGVAGMPKPLPPIKEPIKSEPVDDYFKPQQVFDYSNCRNVGAVTSHQLPAGRVIDYGHCAANQQSSTNNNRFNNNRRDDFRDLDRVGNHSREVNENGFGTNTQRFDYNHSRVANAGPAAAVQQGKNWPLTNHPAAHDRTATGLERLAQMHLNPNPEESNPNYPSKFLLMNDNRPNCLSTKRGKRPSSIRKQKLKQMQQQEEQQPNESNEAASNAANAATGQQQVVCKQEPDLLLEDLSSDDETLPDGGFSYQSNDESAKPIKQQPVDERSESTVSSLSSQNQTPSRMVDIDDLLLPPGRFQRPPRICFLIRGLPGSGKSHLARLIKNTEQRFNQSPRVLSIDDYFLIEREEEEKDPMTGKISKLTKSEYEYDAEMEDIYVQNLIKAFKRTISERLFNFVIVDCCNHILETYCEFHNYARSNGFKVYTCTMQTDVEDCARQNIHNRTEQEIQIYADNWAMAPDEHVQLNFSSLLKPELPEDADTTVADMELAAADEEHPIAEENRAQTEHANTSHDESNDSSADGTAERGSMVSVNP from the exons AGCCATAGGGGTTTGTAAAACCACAGACGAACTCAAGCGAACACACATTATGGCATGGCAGAATAATTGGTCGGCGATGCAGCCGCAAGGTATGGGCCCACGGTATCCTCCACCGATGAGCAATGTGCAGTCAGTATCTCAGCCCAGTGCCCCAATGCCGAACTATGCAGCGTCCAATACCGATCAGTACAATCAATGGCAATGGCAGCAGTATCAACAACAATACGCACAATGGTACGCGATGTATGGCGAAAAATACGCACAGCAAACAGGCAATACGTTGCCGCCCGTAGCCTCGCCGATGCCGCCCGTACCTTCGCCAATGCCGCAAGCTATGCCGAATGCCATGCCCAACCCATATATCGCGGCTCCGCTCCCGGTAGGACCAGCGATCGGTTCTATGAGTATGGTTGCCCCACCGCCGCCCTCCGAACCACATCCGGACGAGTTGAATATGAACAGAA CTGGAGTGAAACCACCACTTCCGGAAGAGAAAAGTCCCGAAGAGGTCGCCTTTGATGAACAGTTTCGGAAATGGGAACAGGAGTTTGAAACGTGGAAAAAAACCAATGTTAACCATCCGGACAAGGCCGCATACAGAGAGTACGAGCAGAAGTACGAGGAGCAGCGTAAAAAGCTCCTTGACCATCGTGAACAATTGCGACGACGAAGGATTGGTCAGAATGCTGCGACTCAGGGACCTCGTAGTGCGATTCCCGTTGCATCAGTTCATAAACCTCCACCCCCGCCACAAGCATCAcaaccgccaccaccaccaccacaaccgACACTACCGCCTCAGCCGACGCAATCTCCATCACATCCCGCAAAACCAGCACAACCAGAACCATCGAGTTACGGTTCAAACATTGAAAGTGGTAACGTGTCTGAAGAGAATACTCAGAAAGATAGGGACGATGCGGCAAACGATATGCATCTACAGAATCTGTTCAGCGCACCTGGTAAGGGTTGCCGTGATGGCGGTATCCCTGGACTAGATCTAATCGATGATGCACCTCCACCGTTGccgaagaaagcaaaattggAAGACCCCGTGATCGATTTGTCGAACGACGAAGAAGATGTGAAgcgaaatgcaacaaaaaccgCCCCGAACAACATGATCAGTTCCTTGCTGAATGATCCTAACGTGAATGCGCTGCTGCAGCTGGTGGGCAAAACAATGTCCGGGAACAGCGCAGGTGCTAGCGGTGTAACAAATCCTCTCGTAGCGGCTTTGGCACAGCTTACAAATAACTCTAATTCGAGTAATTTAAATCCGGAAAAAAGCAATTCCGTAGAAAGGCAAACGAATGAATTGATCGAAGAAAGCGCTCAACATCACTCAAATGCACCAAGATCGTTGGTGGGGTCTCACACTAACGGACCGAGTGACCGAGGATCGCTTCCATCATCAAGCACTGCTCCGCATTGCAGACCAGTGAGTGAAGAGCGGAGTTTGCCAAATAACCCTCAAGAATTCGATCCTCGCATACCACCCCCTCTGTTAGACGTCGATTTTACTCGACCACCTCCTATGATACGATCAACCAATAAGTCGCTGCGCGATAGATTTGGCAGGAATTCGGAACCATCGTCGGAGAATGGACCTTTTAACGATGGTTATGGTAGGGATGGGTCACCTTTAGCGAAGATGCCACGTTTCGATTCAAGACCACCGTTAGCAGTGGTCAATCACAAAGAGTACGAGATGGATCCGGAACTGGGTCGTCCAGTGGCCGTGCCCAAACCAGATTGGATGACCGAGGAGGAATATCAAGAAATTTACGATCGATACGAACATGTGCAAATTTTCGAAAATCGTAAAAGCAAAATGTTGTTGGCGATCCAGGttttgaagcagaaaaaaatacgcaCGGGAACACTCGTGCTCGATGAACCCAACCAGGGCGTCGCAGGAATGCCGAAACCTTTGCCACCGATCAAGGAACCGATCAAAAGCGAACCAGTCGATGATTATTTCAAACCGCAGCAGGTGTTTGATTACTCTAACTGTAGGAATGTGGGAGCAGTAACTAGTCATCAATTGCCAGCTGGGCGCGTTATAGACTATGGCCATTGTGCTGCTAATCAGCAAAGTTCAACTAACAATAACAGGTTTAACAACAACAGACGGGATGATTTTCGTGACCTGGATAGGGTTGGGAATCACAGTCGAGAAG TGAACGAAAACGGTTTCGGTACAAATACGCAGCGTTTTGATTACAATCATTCGCGTGTGGCAAATGCAGGTCCGGCAGCTGCCGTACAGCAGGGCAAGAATTGGCCGCTTACGAATCATCCCGCTGCGCATGATCGCACCGCGACTGGTTTGGAGCGATTGGCACAGATGCACCTAAATCCCAACCCAGAAGAGAGTAATCCAAACTATCCGAGTAAGTTTCTGCTGATGAACGATAATCGTCCCAATTGCCTTAGTACGAAGCGCGGTAAGCGACCATCATCCATACGCAAGCAAAAGCTGAAACAAATGCAGCAGCAAGAAGAGCAACAGCCCAATGAAAGCAATGAGGCAGCTTCGAATGCCGCAAATGCCGCAACAGGTCAACAGCAGGTGGTCTGTAAGCAGGAACCAGACCTTTTGTTAGAGGACTTGAGCTCGGACGATGAAACTTTACCAGATGGTGGATTTTCCTATCAGAGCAACGACGAAAGTGCGAAGCCAATTAAGCAACAACCGGTAGACGAACGGTCCGAATCGACGGTATCATCGCTGTCCTCCCAGAATCAAACTCCTTCACGGATGGTAGATATTGATGATCTTTTGTTGCCTCCGGGACGATTTCAACGTCCGCCTAGGATATGTTTTCTAATCCGTGGATTGCCGGGTAGTGGAAAATCACACCTGGCGCggttaattaaaaacacagaGCAACGGTTCAACCAATCGCCAAGGGTGCTAAGTATCGACGATTATTTTCTGATCGAAAGAGAGGAGGAAGAGAAGGATCCAATGACTGGAAAGATATCCAAATTAACCAAATCGGAGTACGAATATGATGCGGAAATGGAAGACATTTATGTGCAGAATCTGATCAAAGCCTTCAAACGTACCATATCCGAgcgattgtttaattttgtgatTGTCGATTGTTGTAACCACATACTGGAAACTTATTGTGAATTTCATAACTACGCCAGAAGCAATGGATTCAAG GTGTACACTTGTACGATGCAAACCGATGTTGAAGATTGTGCTCGGCAAAACATTCATAATCGCACCGAGCAAGAGATTCAGATATATGCTGACAATTGGGCAATGGCTCCAGATGAGCACGTGCAATTAAATTTCAGCTCGCTGCTTAAGCCGGAACTGCCGGAAGACGCGGATACGACCGTGGCAGACATGGAACTTGCCGCAGCCGACGAGGAGCACCCGATCGCCGAAGAGAACAGGGCCCAGACGGAACAT GCCAATACATCACACGACGAAAGCAACGACAGTTCTGCGGATGGTACGGCTGAG CGAGGCTCGATGGTATCAGTAAACCCTTGA